In the genome of Cupriavidus malaysiensis, one region contains:
- a CDS encoding universal stress protein produces the protein MYRTILLAVDGSHASRLATFEAAALARAMAATVHAVYVLDDREPLLEVAYLDRDALWRSMAEFGRGVLRATGDQLGAAGVAHTLALVEHCVAPGQVARTLVARAEACHADLIAMGTHGRRGLRRAVMGSVARAVLREWAGPMLLTRSNADD, from the coding sequence ATGTATCGAACCATCCTCCTGGCGGTGGACGGCAGCCATGCCTCCCGCCTGGCCACGTTCGAGGCGGCGGCACTGGCCCGCGCGATGGCCGCGACCGTGCACGCGGTCTATGTGCTGGATGACCGCGAGCCCCTGCTCGAAGTGGCTTACCTCGACCGTGACGCGCTATGGCGCAGCATGGCCGAGTTCGGACGCGGTGTGCTGCGTGCCACCGGCGACCAGCTCGGCGCGGCGGGTGTCGCCCATACGCTGGCACTGGTCGAGCACTGCGTCGCGCCGGGCCAGGTCGCGCGCACGCTGGTGGCACGCGCCGAGGCCTGCCACGCCGATCTCATCGCGATGGGTACCCATGGGCGTCGCGGCCTGCGCCGTGCGGTGATGGGCAGCGTGGCCCGCGCCGTGCTGCGCGAATGGGCCGGTCCCATGCTGCTCACGCGCAGCAATGCCGATGACTGA
- a CDS encoding DUF2188 domain-containing protein, which produces MQIEVVAYREGWDVIYEGARYAESHHASRDDAVVAGIEKARRDGVTLVILDRDGRECARTDYSAASAGAMLP; this is translated from the coding sequence ATGCAGATCGAGGTCGTTGCCTATCGGGAAGGCTGGGACGTCATCTACGAAGGAGCGAGGTACGCGGAGTCACATCACGCGAGCCGCGACGATGCGGTCGTAGCCGGCATCGAGAAAGCGCGCCGCGACGGCGTCACGCTCGTCATACTGGATCGCGACGGACGGGAATGTGCGCGGACCGACTATTCGGCAGCCTCCGCGGGAGCCATGCTGCCATGA
- a CDS encoding aquaporin has translation MVDLRHKVLAESLGTALLLAIVIGSGIMAERLAGGNVAIALLANTGATVLGLYVLIEVFGPLSGAHFNPVVSAVMAVRGELPGSALAPYLLAQLAGAVLGAWLAHAMFDLSILQYSTKVRGGPGQWIAEAVATAGLLLVILRAPAGRASSMVAAYIGAAYWFTASTSFANPAAAFGRMFSDSFAGIAPASVPGFVIAQCVGGAIGLGLHRLLEPRAARRGHPNVIESSGEQPTD, from the coding sequence ATGGTCGACTTGCGGCACAAGGTTCTGGCGGAGTCGCTGGGCACGGCGCTGCTGCTGGCCATCGTCATCGGTTCGGGCATCATGGCGGAGCGGCTTGCCGGCGGTAATGTCGCCATCGCACTGCTGGCCAACACGGGCGCCACGGTGCTTGGCCTGTACGTACTGATCGAAGTCTTCGGGCCGCTCAGCGGCGCGCACTTCAATCCTGTGGTCAGTGCGGTCATGGCCGTGCGCGGCGAACTGCCGGGCTCCGCGCTGGCGCCGTATCTGCTCGCGCAACTGGCCGGCGCGGTGCTCGGCGCCTGGCTGGCCCATGCCATGTTCGACTTGAGCATCCTGCAGTACTCCACCAAGGTGCGCGGTGGCCCTGGCCAATGGATCGCGGAAGCGGTGGCTACGGCGGGGCTGCTGTTGGTGATTCTGCGGGCGCCGGCGGGCCGAGCCTCGTCCATGGTGGCGGCTTATATCGGCGCGGCTTACTGGTTCACGGCATCCACGTCGTTCGCCAATCCGGCGGCCGCGTTCGGCCGCATGTTCAGCGACAGCTTTGCCGGCATCGCCCCCGCCAGCGTGCCGGGCTTCGTCATCGCACAGTGCGTGGGCGGCGCCATCGGCCTGGGGCTGCACCGGCTGCTGGAGCCGCGAGCGGCGCGGCGTGGCCATCCCAATGTGATCGAGTCCTCGGGCGAGCAGCCGACTGACTGA
- a CDS encoding arsenate reductase ArsC, whose amino-acid sequence MGGKTTNVLILCTHNSARSVLSEGMLNHLAQQLGRDVRAYSAGSAPSGRINPFAIEALQNAGVETAGFRSKSWDEFVADDAPRMRVVITVCDSAAAEQCPYWPGSPVKVHWGYADPSNAQGGDDGKRVAFELTRQAIGYRMLQLLQLPLEEMSDAELQVALQRIARS is encoded by the coding sequence ATGGGCGGCAAGACCACCAACGTCCTGATCCTCTGCACCCACAATTCGGCACGCAGCGTGCTGAGCGAGGGCATGCTCAATCATCTGGCGCAGCAGCTCGGCCGCGACGTCCGCGCGTACAGCGCTGGCAGCGCGCCGAGCGGCCGCATCAACCCGTTCGCGATCGAGGCACTGCAGAATGCCGGTGTGGAAACGGCCGGTTTCCGCAGCAAGAGCTGGGATGAATTCGTGGCGGATGATGCCCCGCGCATGCGGGTCGTCATCACCGTGTGCGACAGCGCGGCCGCGGAGCAGTGTCCCTACTGGCCGGGAAGCCCCGTGAAAGTGCATTGGGGCTACGCCGATCCGTCGAACGCACAAGGTGGCGACGACGGCAAGCGGGTCGCCTTCGAGCTGACGCGCCAGGCCATCGGCTATCGCATGCTGCAACTGTTGCAACTGCCGCTCGAGGAGATGAGCGACGCCGAGCTGCAGGTCGCGCTGCAGCGCATTGCGCGGAGCTGA
- a CDS encoding BON domain-containing protein — translation MKTDAQLHQDVSAELEWEPAVHAAAIGVEVNDGIVTLSGHLRSHAEKLAAERAAERVAGVRGVVVQLEVRPGEAIGDEALAQAAHAALQWQANLPAGAIKVRVEKGWITLSGEVEWGYQRALAERTVSHLRGVTGLHNYLTVQSRMTPPDVARRIEAALCRHAQREARHIDVRVEHGVVTLSGQVDSLAERDATVGAAWSAPGVVNVIDELRVNGAPAAHR, via the coding sequence ATGAAGACGGATGCCCAGCTCCACCAGGATGTCAGCGCCGAACTCGAATGGGAGCCGGCGGTGCACGCCGCCGCCATCGGCGTCGAGGTCAACGACGGCATCGTGACGCTCAGCGGCCACCTGCGCAGCCACGCGGAGAAGCTGGCGGCGGAACGCGCCGCCGAGCGCGTCGCGGGCGTACGCGGTGTGGTGGTGCAGCTCGAAGTGCGCCCGGGCGAAGCGATCGGCGACGAAGCGCTGGCCCAGGCCGCGCACGCGGCGCTGCAGTGGCAGGCCAACCTGCCCGCCGGCGCCATCAAGGTGCGCGTCGAGAAGGGCTGGATCACGCTGAGCGGCGAGGTCGAGTGGGGCTACCAGCGCGCCCTGGCCGAACGCACCGTGAGCCATCTGCGCGGCGTCACCGGCCTGCACAACTACCTGACCGTCCAGTCGCGCATGACGCCGCCCGACGTCGCCCGCCGCATCGAGGCCGCCCTGTGCCGCCACGCCCAGCGCGAGGCCCGCCACATCGATGTGCGCGTGGAGCATGGCGTGGTCACCCTCAGCGGGCAGGTGGATTCCCTGGCCGAGCGCGACGCCACGGTCGGCGCCGCCTGGTCCGCGCCGGGGGTGGTCAACGTGATCGATGAACTGCGCGTGAACGGCGCGCCGGCGGCGCACCGCTGA
- a CDS encoding potassium-transporting ATPase subunit KdpA: MWTLPLLILAIAIVVSIPLSRYMAWIMDGKYRPLPGLRWFEARLDSGAQDWKQYTVALLVFNAVLFVYGFVVLALQPVAPLNPLGRGMLAPSTIFNTVISFMTNTNLQHYSGDQHLSNFSQIFFILPNMFLADVPRTGADGKPATVVEPVRAGSDIQSVFFEMWRQEHPDAQLAPVPGDMVTAPASGLDPDITLANALFQLDRVAAAWARDTKRNAAPLRAEILALLQQQARAPLGGLAGEPMVNVLAINLELRKRYGAPSA; this comes from the coding sequence ATGTGGACCCTGCCCTTACTCATCCTGGCGATTGCCATCGTCGTCTCCATTCCCTTGAGCCGCTACATGGCGTGGATCATGGACGGCAAGTACCGGCCGCTGCCGGGACTGCGCTGGTTCGAAGCCCGCCTGGACAGCGGTGCCCAGGACTGGAAGCAGTACACGGTGGCGCTGCTGGTGTTCAACGCCGTGCTGTTCGTGTACGGCTTCGTCGTGCTCGCACTGCAACCGGTCGCGCCGCTCAACCCGCTGGGACGCGGCATGCTGGCGCCGTCGACCATCTTCAATACGGTCATCTCGTTCATGACCAACACGAACCTGCAGCACTACTCCGGGGACCAGCACCTTTCGAACTTCAGCCAGATCTTCTTCATCCTGCCGAACATGTTCCTGGCGGATGTGCCGCGTACCGGGGCGGATGGAAAGCCGGCCACCGTGGTGGAGCCCGTGCGGGCAGGCAGCGACATCCAGTCGGTCTTCTTCGAGATGTGGCGGCAGGAACATCCCGATGCCCAGCTCGCGCCCGTGCCGGGCGACATGGTCACGGCCCCGGCCTCCGGGCTGGATCCGGACATCACCCTGGCCAATGCGCTCTTCCAGCTGGATCGCGTGGCGGCTGCATGGGCGCGCGATACGAAGCGCAATGCCGCACCGCTGCGGGCGGAGATCCTGGCGCTGCTGCAGCAGCAGGCCAGGGCGCCGCTGGGTGGACTGGCCGGAGAGCCGATGGTCAACGTGCTGGCGATCAACCTGGAACTGCGCAAGCGTTACGGTGCGCCATCCGCTTGA
- a CDS encoding TraR/DksA family transcriptional regulator — protein MATRLDQAEQRALAQCGGAGAGAVPVEAAAGPADQVDRIEPTDQTDQTDQVDYKDLAGRAASAQVSEAAQAHARRELAEIAAARARLAAGDYGICADCGQGIPQPRLLACPTARRCLPCQRQHERLRPGRP, from the coding sequence GTGGCGACGCGCCTGGACCAGGCCGAGCAGCGTGCGCTGGCGCAGTGCGGCGGAGCCGGGGCCGGCGCGGTCCCGGTGGAAGCGGCGGCCGGTCCGGCCGACCAGGTCGACCGGATCGAGCCGACCGACCAGACCGACCAGACCGACCAGGTCGACTACAAGGACCTGGCCGGCCGCGCCGCCTCGGCGCAAGTGAGCGAGGCGGCGCAGGCGCACGCGCGCCGCGAGCTGGCGGAGATTGCCGCGGCGCGGGCGCGGCTGGCGGCGGGCGACTACGGCATCTGCGCGGACTGCGGGCAGGGCATCCCGCAGCCGCGCCTGCTGGCCTGCCCGACCGCGCGGCGCTGCCTGCCCTGCCAGCGCCAGCACGAGCGGCTGCGGCCGGGCCGGCCGTAG
- a CDS encoding universal stress protein codes for MRPASILVHLDSSARSSLRLALAARLAQAAQARLIGLYAAFEPDPAWYAMMEGAETYMAEDMARRDATRARAEAAFHAAVDALPIASEWRQADGDAVTSALREAREAELVVAGQTDPSEPEGYVGPQFLESLILESGRPVLVVPCAGRFDTIGTRAIVAWNGSREAARALHDAIPLLSGAQALLLCAGDLRASATPPAHACRALALHGVQAALERSPPLADAGVGELLLSRAADFGADLIVMGAYGRGRMRELVLGGVTQALLSSMTVPVLMAH; via the coding sequence ATGCGCCCAGCCAGCATCCTTGTCCATCTCGACAGCTCGGCGCGTTCGAGCCTGCGCCTGGCACTCGCGGCCCGGCTCGCCCAGGCTGCCCAGGCCAGGCTGATCGGCCTGTACGCCGCCTTCGAACCCGATCCCGCCTGGTACGCGATGATGGAAGGCGCCGAGACCTATATGGCGGAAGACATGGCGCGCCGCGACGCCACCCGCGCACGCGCCGAGGCGGCCTTCCACGCCGCCGTCGACGCGCTGCCGATCGCATCGGAGTGGCGCCAGGCCGACGGCGACGCCGTCACCTCGGCGCTGCGCGAAGCGCGCGAGGCCGAACTGGTGGTGGCGGGCCAGACCGATCCTTCCGAGCCGGAGGGCTATGTCGGGCCGCAGTTCCTCGAATCCCTGATCCTCGAATCGGGCCGGCCGGTCCTGGTGGTGCCTTGCGCCGGCCGCTTCGACACCATCGGTACGCGCGCCATCGTGGCCTGGAACGGCAGCCGCGAAGCGGCACGTGCCCTGCATGACGCCATCCCGCTGCTGTCCGGCGCGCAGGCCCTGCTGCTGTGCGCGGGCGACCTGCGTGCCAGCGCGACACCGCCGGCACACGCCTGCCGCGCGCTGGCGCTGCACGGCGTGCAGGCCGCACTGGAGCGTTCGCCGCCGCTGGCCGATGCCGGCGTCGGCGAACTGCTGCTGTCGCGTGCCGCCGACTTCGGTGCCGATCTCATCGTGATGGGCGCCTACGGACGTGGGCGCATGCGCGAGCTGGTGCTGGGCGGTGTCACCCAGGCGCTGCTGTCCAGCATGACGGTGCCGGTGCTGATGGCGCATTGA
- a CDS encoding ArsR/SmtB family transcription factor — protein MNSDAAVKALAALAQPSRLAIFRLLVRAGRTGLYAGQIGEALGLPPATLSFHLKELSHAGLIAGQQEGRNVLYQVQFPQMNDLIGFLVEHCCEGDAQGCDVPTSACAPAGRKARA, from the coding sequence ATGAACAGCGACGCCGCCGTCAAAGCCCTGGCCGCGCTGGCGCAGCCTTCGCGCCTGGCCATTTTCCGCCTGCTGGTCCGGGCCGGCCGTACCGGCCTCTACGCGGGGCAGATCGGGGAAGCGCTCGGCCTCCCGCCGGCTACCCTGTCCTTCCATCTCAAGGAGCTCTCGCATGCGGGGCTGATCGCGGGCCAGCAGGAAGGGCGCAATGTGCTGTACCAGGTCCAGTTCCCGCAGATGAACGACCTGATCGGCTTCCTGGTGGAGCACTGCTGCGAGGGTGACGCGCAGGGCTGCGACGTGCCCACCTCCGCCTGCGCGCCGGCAGGCCGGAAGGCCCGGGCCTAA
- a CDS encoding ArsR/SmtB family transcription factor: MESQDAIRSLAALAHGLRLEVYRLLVVAGHAGMTPGAIAARLEVPGATLSFHLKELMHAGLVLQQRDGRHLIYRAAFEHMNSLLGFLTANCCQGDACPETTAAGGVCEC; encoded by the coding sequence ATGGAAAGCCAAGACGCCATCCGCTCCCTCGCCGCACTGGCCCACGGGCTGCGCCTCGAGGTCTACCGCCTGCTGGTGGTGGCCGGCCACGCCGGCATGACGCCGGGCGCGATCGCGGCGCGCCTGGAGGTGCCCGGCGCCACCTTGTCCTTTCACCTGAAGGAATTGATGCACGCGGGCCTGGTCCTGCAGCAACGGGATGGCCGGCACCTGATCTATCGGGCGGCGTTCGAACATATGAATTCACTGCTGGGCTTCCTGACGGCGAACTGCTGCCAGGGAGACGCCTGCCCGGAAACCACCGCCGCCGGCGGTGTCTGCGAATGTTGA
- a CDS encoding type VI immunity family protein: MSTAEQYLNSDEIEEFIRESKIAPQWFYGDEGRELGICPYVTFYVHHQPKDYMVVADKFIDIWERFDRIADNPFQKMFKSRTQVWLQAGDKRFPTDLRAEARRLREVSRPFYLMATDMESPDASPLWSYSARVHHVPQRCYSTLKLVFRHDWYANGNEMAWRAFSHSCIRSLCPEQAYMGYEVGNGGLSVMGAYESDVLERICADYFYGLDIDHPVDMGFHYHDAINGGHINPSRLGAGLRPPTWCFMLSPVWQRKLGKSESEIRAELAHPRIRITSMPYPRNALNPDGANGLWIELGDLDLYPVEDGVPEVLVRANRLIRPIRCDRLNLSTLDPWDGDPNPRFDYGSASRWIRRFDDDSNWPGAAQRAGTPPALSGDAGPHHTPGSVPGRQPCLAG; this comes from the coding sequence ATGAGCACGGCAGAACAATATCTGAACTCCGACGAGATCGAAGAATTCATCCGCGAGAGCAAGATCGCCCCGCAGTGGTTCTACGGTGACGAGGGACGGGAACTGGGCATCTGCCCCTATGTGACCTTCTACGTCCACCACCAGCCCAAGGACTACATGGTGGTGGCGGACAAGTTTATCGACATCTGGGAGCGCTTCGATCGCATCGCCGACAACCCCTTCCAGAAGATGTTCAAGTCGCGCACGCAGGTTTGGCTCCAGGCCGGAGACAAGCGGTTTCCCACCGACCTGCGGGCCGAAGCCAGGCGTCTGCGGGAGGTATCCCGGCCGTTCTACTTGATGGCGACCGACATGGAATCGCCCGATGCGTCCCCCCTCTGGTCCTACTCCGCCCGGGTCCATCATGTCCCGCAGCGGTGCTACAGCACGCTGAAACTGGTGTTCCGCCATGACTGGTACGCGAACGGCAACGAGATGGCGTGGCGCGCCTTCTCGCACAGTTGCATCCGGTCGCTATGCCCCGAGCAAGCCTACATGGGCTACGAGGTAGGCAATGGCGGACTCAGCGTGATGGGGGCCTATGAATCCGACGTGCTGGAACGCATTTGTGCCGACTATTTCTACGGCTTGGACATCGATCACCCGGTCGACATGGGTTTCCACTATCACGATGCGATCAACGGGGGGCATATCAACCCATCGCGCCTTGGAGCAGGCTTACGCCCGCCCACCTGGTGCTTCATGCTGTCCCCCGTTTGGCAGCGCAAGCTTGGCAAGAGCGAGTCCGAGATCCGGGCGGAACTGGCGCACCCACGTATCCGCATCACCTCCATGCCATACCCCCGCAACGCGCTCAATCCCGATGGCGCCAACGGCCTGTGGATCGAACTCGGCGACCTGGACCTCTACCCCGTGGAAGACGGCGTTCCCGAGGTGCTGGTCAGGGCCAACCGCCTGATTCGCCCGATCCGCTGCGATAGACTGAACCTCAGTACGCTCGATCCCTGGGACGGTGACCCCAACCCGCGCTTCGACTACGGCAGCGCCTCGCGCTGGATACGCCGCTTCGACGACGACAGCAACTGGCCCGGCGCGGCCCAGCGTGCTGGCACGCCGCCGGCCCTCTCCGGGGATGCCGGGCCGCATCACACCCCCGGCTCGGTTCCCGGCCGCCAACCCTGCTTGGCGGGATAG
- a CDS encoding ArsI/CadI family heavy metal resistance metalloenzyme encodes MKRFHVHIHVDDLGKSIAFYSKLFAAEPARVEADYAKWMLEDPRVNFAISTRGTQAGLDHLGFQTDDAAELAELKTRAEAADMALLDEGETTCCYARSEKHWITDPQGIAWEHFHTLGNVPVFGESRPAEAPAAAAAPAAESACCAPRAPRGKPIGVAVTSKSSCC; translated from the coding sequence ATGAAGCGCTTTCACGTACACATCCACGTCGATGACCTCGGCAAGAGCATCGCCTTCTATTCCAAGCTGTTCGCGGCGGAGCCGGCGCGGGTCGAAGCCGACTACGCCAAGTGGATGCTCGAGGATCCGCGGGTGAACTTCGCCATCTCGACGCGTGGTACCCAGGCGGGCCTGGACCACCTGGGCTTCCAGACCGACGATGCGGCGGAACTGGCGGAGCTGAAGACGCGCGCCGAGGCGGCCGACATGGCGCTGCTGGACGAGGGCGAGACCACCTGTTGCTACGCGCGCAGCGAGAAGCACTGGATCACGGATCCGCAAGGCATCGCCTGGGAGCACTTCCACACGCTGGGCAACGTGCCGGTCTTCGGCGAAAGCCGGCCGGCCGAGGCGCCCGCTGCTGCCGCTGCCCCTGCTGCCGAATCGGCCTGCTGCGCGCCGCGTGCGCCCAGGGGCAAGCCCATCGGCGTGGCCGTGACGTCCAAGTCGTCCTGCTGCTGA
- a CDS encoding BON domain-containing protein: MKGDIQLKQDVMEELAWDPAVDATGIGVEVQDGIVTLSGHLPTFAEKYAAEAAAQRVTGLKGLAVELDVRLPDDAQRTDADIARAARHVLDWMSGLPADRIHLMVEHGAVTLRGEVDWNYQRVAAEQAVAGLFGVRGVSNGLAVRPAMAADDVRQRIRQAIERQASDDAGHVSVEVSEGVVTLRGTLRTWAERQAAFEAAWSAPGVSAVHNQIQVTL; the protein is encoded by the coding sequence ATGAAGGGCGATATCCAGCTCAAGCAGGACGTGATGGAAGAACTGGCCTGGGATCCGGCCGTCGACGCCACCGGCATCGGCGTCGAGGTGCAGGACGGCATCGTGACGCTGAGCGGCCACCTGCCGACCTTTGCCGAGAAATACGCGGCCGAGGCAGCCGCGCAGCGCGTGACCGGGCTCAAGGGCCTGGCGGTGGAGCTCGATGTGCGCCTGCCCGACGACGCCCAGCGCACCGACGCCGACATCGCGCGCGCGGCGCGCCATGTCCTCGATTGGATGAGCGGACTGCCTGCCGACCGCATCCACCTGATGGTGGAGCACGGCGCGGTCACGCTGCGCGGCGAAGTCGACTGGAACTACCAGCGGGTGGCCGCCGAACAGGCGGTGGCGGGCCTGTTCGGCGTGCGCGGCGTCAGCAACGGACTGGCGGTCCGCCCCGCCATGGCCGCCGACGACGTCAGGCAGCGCATCCGCCAGGCCATCGAACGGCAGGCCAGCGACGATGCCGGCCACGTCAGCGTGGAAGTCAGCGAAGGCGTGGTGACGCTGCGCGGCACGCTGCGCACCTGGGCCGAACGCCAGGCCGCCTTCGAGGCGGCGTGGTCGGCGCCGGGGGTGAGCGCGGTGCACAACCAGATCCAGGTCACGCTGTAA
- a CDS encoding DUF1488 domain-containing protein, which translates to MNKQIAFPDATPDYCAAGPCLDCAATVDGHPATYSVTAEALEDHFGARSLRADDLLCAFQHHRQEIQDVARALFEMTGAHRIVLHSGHFRFAG; encoded by the coding sequence ATGAACAAGCAGATTGCCTTTCCGGACGCCACGCCCGACTACTGCGCGGCCGGCCCCTGCCTGGACTGCGCGGCCACGGTCGACGGCCACCCCGCCACCTACTCGGTCACGGCCGAGGCGCTGGAAGACCACTTCGGCGCGCGCTCCCTGCGCGCCGACGACCTGCTCTGCGCCTTCCAGCACCACCGGCAGGAAATCCAGGACGTCGCGCGCGCGCTGTTCGAGATGACCGGTGCGCACCGCATCGTCCTGCACAGCGGGCACTTCCGCTTCGCCGGCTGA
- a CDS encoding universal stress protein, translating into MYQRILLAVDGSHCAELAMEQAIGLAKAGGGAVQAIFIADDIDMLYDARYYDPGQMRRELEAWGEKVLAATARRCEAAGVPCTTRLVTRPAAPGHFADSIVAEAEACGADLLVLGTHGRRGLSRALMGSVAEGVVRKSRLPVLLVRSDSRQPAAA; encoded by the coding sequence ATGTATCAACGCATCCTGCTGGCGGTGGATGGCAGCCACTGCGCCGAACTGGCCATGGAGCAGGCCATCGGCCTGGCCAAGGCCGGCGGCGGCGCCGTCCAGGCGATTTTCATCGCCGACGACATCGACATGCTGTATGACGCACGCTACTACGACCCCGGGCAGATGCGGCGGGAACTGGAGGCCTGGGGCGAGAAGGTGCTCGCCGCCACCGCCAGGCGCTGCGAGGCTGCCGGCGTGCCCTGCACGACACGCCTGGTGACCCGGCCGGCGGCGCCGGGGCATTTCGCCGATTCCATCGTCGCCGAAGCCGAGGCCTGCGGCGCCGACCTGCTGGTGCTCGGCACGCATGGCCGGCGCGGCCTGTCGCGCGCGCTGATGGGCAGCGTGGCCGAGGGCGTCGTCCGCAAGAGCCGTCTGCCGGTGCTGCTGGTGCGCAGCGATTCGCGCCAGCCGGCGGCGGCTTAG
- a CDS encoding universal stress protein, with product MPQTILVAIDDSSCARKALQQAVSLAASTQARLEILHVVDYGYLKYDLGYVDAGALGPQLVVAGEELLRDAAAAADAAGVSCGVHLVNDVLTLGDIPSAVRQAASECKADMIVIGTHGRHGLRRLLLGSVAESLARECEVPVLLVREPAAAAGGQQAEARAAA from the coding sequence ATGCCCCAGACCATCCTCGTCGCCATCGATGACAGCAGCTGCGCCAGAAAGGCCCTGCAGCAGGCGGTATCCCTGGCCGCCTCGACCCAGGCGCGGCTGGAGATCCTGCACGTGGTGGACTACGGCTACCTGAAGTACGACCTGGGCTATGTCGACGCCGGCGCACTCGGGCCGCAACTGGTAGTGGCGGGCGAAGAACTGCTGCGCGACGCCGCGGCCGCCGCCGACGCGGCCGGCGTCTCGTGCGGCGTGCACCTGGTCAACGACGTGCTGACGCTGGGCGACATCCCGTCCGCGGTGCGGCAGGCCGCCAGCGAATGCAAGGCCGACATGATCGTGATCGGCACGCACGGGCGCCACGGCCTGCGCCGCCTGCTGCTCGGCAGCGTGGCCGAAAGCCTGGCGCGCGAGTGCGAGGTGCCCGTGCTGCTGGTGCGCGAGCCGGCCGCCGCGGCAGGCGGCCAGCAGGCCGAAGCGCGCGCCGCGGCCTGA
- a CDS encoding PTS sugar transporter subunit IIA, producing MHITIDAQHARPLRQALVRDCAGQPWSICIAVMPGGARMRVSLTLPRLSVGDALAQLNRLTPGAEVSQYVEVPERPSGAWIDLIHGTQARPGPRVSASHASTIGSILCEEDVVLDCEAADRSALFHHLGTLARQHHGFDAEAVTAGLMEREALGSTGLGQGVAVPHARIRRVPRELAFYVRCVTPLPFDAPDGLPVSDLICLLLPDWGNNAHLRFLASAAQFFCDQRFRSALRHCRDARSVCRLFSGDPASDSAVRR from the coding sequence ATGCACATCACCATCGACGCACAGCACGCCAGGCCGCTTCGTCAGGCCTTGGTCAGGGACTGCGCGGGGCAGCCGTGGTCGATCTGCATCGCAGTCATGCCCGGTGGTGCCAGGATGCGCGTCTCCCTGACCCTTCCCAGGCTCTCCGTCGGGGATGCCCTTGCCCAGCTCAATCGCCTCACGCCGGGCGCCGAGGTCAGCCAGTATGTCGAGGTTCCTGAGAGGCCTTCCGGCGCGTGGATCGATCTGATCCATGGTACGCAGGCGCGGCCAGGTCCACGTGTCAGCGCTTCACACGCGTCGACCATCGGAAGCATCCTGTGCGAAGAGGATGTCGTGCTGGATTGTGAAGCCGCCGACCGGAGCGCACTGTTCCATCACTTGGGCACGCTTGCCAGGCAACACCATGGCTTCGACGCAGAAGCCGTGACGGCAGGGCTCATGGAGAGAGAGGCATTGGGATCGACAGGGCTCGGCCAGGGCGTGGCGGTGCCTCATGCACGAATCCGCCGCGTTCCCCGGGAACTCGCCTTCTACGTTCGCTGCGTCACACCGCTACCGTTCGATGCACCGGATGGGCTGCCCGTGAGCGACCTGATCTGCCTGCTCCTGCCGGATTGGGGCAACAACGCGCACCTGCGCTTCCTGGCCAGCGCCGCTCAGTTCTTCTGCGACCAGCGCTTTCGCAGTGCGCTGCGGCACTGCAGGGATGCGCGTTCCGTATGCCGACTGTTCTCCGGCGATCCGGCTTCGGACTCCGCTGTGCGCCGATGA
- a CDS encoding Hsp20/alpha crystallin family protein: MSNIRLHDPFSLEPIGDVMQGMLRALRGSADSGMPFKVDVSESDKAYTVVAEIPGAKKEDIQVAVERGTVMISAKVERASETKEGERVIRRERYAGTMQRAFTLDSNIDEGSVDASYEDGVLKVVLPKKEATPQQRITIR, encoded by the coding sequence ATGAGCAATATCCGACTGCATGATCCCTTCTCGCTCGAGCCGATCGGCGATGTGATGCAAGGCATGCTGCGCGCGCTGCGCGGCAGCGCCGACAGCGGCATGCCGTTCAAGGTCGATGTCAGCGAGTCCGACAAGGCCTACACCGTGGTGGCGGAAATCCCCGGCGCCAAGAAGGAGGACATCCAGGTCGCGGTGGAGCGCGGCACGGTGATGATCTCGGCCAAGGTCGAGCGCGCCTCCGAGACCAAGGAAGGCGAGCGCGTGATCCGCCGCGAGCGCTACGCCGGCACCATGCAGCGCGCCTTCACGCTCGACAGCAATATCGACGAGGGCAGCGTCGATGCGAGCTACGAGGACGGCGTGCTGAAGGTCGTACTGCCCAAGAAGGAAGCCACGCCGCAGCAGCGCATCACGATACGCTGA